A window from Streptomyces sp. NBC_00335 encodes these proteins:
- a CDS encoding condensation domain-containing protein: protein MRQFPLEMNHMAPGRVVEWRLRSTAGVQSPGPDGAADRRASFNQDKHFTVAEESRAADDPTASWIAVTFEVEGPLDEEALTGSLLAFVRRHEVLRCEFRRLAGELACAPIPAAELALDTVQVADFERTEEVTGFLVERFKRSIDTLSWPLFTMGAVLREDSATVYLAFDHIVCDGMSMPIVVQEVEHGYEALCRGELPDPAPAPSYLDFAEEQRARYLSIDADDERLGYWKEFMASGGGEFFPRFPLELGVEPGRMYSIVNEASPLLDAAEAEVFEKACLAVDGKPFMGVLAAVAVCLREAGGPGVYRGFMPVSERGRAGWGNSVGWFVNTMPIEFDASPGRDFEQVMSSVRAGFNEMIGHIDVPFVRAWELLAPREFAARSWPYPVNFFSYIDMRKCPGAERHEDWRPTSHVWSAQANGACSWFQRDADGLHMNSIYSDTPAARRTMDGFLEALRETVREIARHGSLRRPIALTPPRRPARTPLDVAAFARRG, encoded by the coding sequence ATGCGGCAGTTTCCTCTGGAGATGAACCACATGGCACCCGGCCGGGTCGTCGAGTGGCGGTTGCGGTCCACGGCCGGGGTGCAGTCCCCCGGCCCGGACGGCGCGGCGGACAGGAGGGCCTCCTTCAACCAGGACAAGCACTTCACCGTCGCCGAGGAGAGCCGCGCGGCCGACGACCCGACCGCGTCGTGGATCGCCGTCACCTTCGAGGTCGAGGGCCCGCTGGACGAGGAGGCCCTGACCGGCTCGCTGCTGGCGTTCGTACGCCGCCACGAGGTGCTGCGCTGCGAATTCCGCCGCCTGGCAGGCGAGTTGGCGTGCGCTCCTATCCCCGCCGCCGAACTGGCCCTGGACACCGTCCAGGTCGCCGACTTCGAACGCACCGAAGAGGTGACCGGCTTCCTGGTGGAGCGGTTCAAGCGGAGCATCGACACGCTGTCCTGGCCGCTGTTCACGATGGGCGCCGTCCTGCGCGAGGACTCGGCGACCGTCTACCTGGCCTTCGACCACATCGTCTGCGACGGCATGTCGATGCCGATCGTGGTCCAGGAGGTCGAGCACGGCTACGAGGCCCTGTGCCGGGGCGAGTTGCCCGACCCGGCGCCCGCGCCGAGCTATCTCGACTTCGCCGAGGAGCAGCGCGCCCGCTATCTCTCCATCGACGCGGACGACGAACGGCTCGGCTACTGGAAGGAGTTCATGGCGAGCGGCGGCGGTGAGTTCTTCCCGCGCTTCCCGCTCGAACTGGGTGTGGAGCCGGGCCGGATGTACTCGATCGTGAACGAGGCCTCCCCGCTGCTGGACGCCGCCGAGGCGGAGGTCTTCGAGAAGGCCTGCCTGGCGGTGGACGGCAAGCCGTTCATGGGGGTGCTGGCCGCCGTCGCGGTGTGTCTGCGCGAGGCGGGCGGGCCGGGGGTCTACCGGGGGTTCATGCCGGTGAGCGAGCGGGGCCGGGCCGGGTGGGGCAACTCGGTGGGCTGGTTCGTCAACACCATGCCGATCGAGTTCGACGCCTCGCCGGGCCGGGACTTCGAGCAGGTCATGTCCTCGGTGCGGGCCGGCTTCAACGAGATGATCGGCCATATCGACGTGCCGTTCGTGCGGGCCTGGGAGTTGCTCGCTCCCCGTGAGTTCGCCGCCCGCTCCTGGCCGTACCCGGTGAACTTCTTCTCGTACATCGACATGCGCAAGTGCCCGGGTGCCGAGCGCCACGAGGACTGGCGGCCCACCTCCCACGTGTGGTCGGCCCAGGCCAACGGGGCCTGCTCCTGGTTCCAGCGGGACGCGGACGGGCTGCACATGAACTCGATCTACTCGGACACTCCCGCCGCCCGCCGCACCATGGACGGATTCCTTGAGGCCCTGCGCGAGACGGTCCGGGAGATCGCCCGCCACGGCTCGCTGCGCCGTCCCATCGCGCTGACCCCGCCGCGCCGGCCCGCGCGGACGCCGCTCGACGTGGCGGCGTTCGCCCGCCGCGGCTGA